In Molothrus aeneus isolate 106 chromosome 4, BPBGC_Maene_1.0, whole genome shotgun sequence, the following are encoded in one genomic region:
- the LOC136555422 gene encoding 3'-5' exoribonuclease 1-like isoform X1, translated as MEEQKENRPQAARDEAAAAPAARLPGRQHCKISDQETNGKTSAASSNDFSDPIYKEIAITNGYINRMTREELRSKLAEFKLETRGVKDVLKKRLKNYYKKQKLMQKEHISGDSCYDYICVVDFEATCEEGNPPEFVHEIIEFPVVLVNTRTLEIEDTFQQYVKPEINPKLSDFCISLTGITQDTVDKADIFPQVLQNVIEWMRQRDLGTKYSYSMLTDGSWDMSKFLNIQCRISRIKYPSFAKKWINIRKSYGNFYKVPRNQTKLTIMLENLGMSYDGRPHSGLDDSKNIARIAIRMLQDGCALRVNERIHGGQLMTVSSSGPLEGAPAPQMPRYRN; from the exons atggaGGAGCAGAAAGAGAACCGCCCGCAGGCCGCCCGGGACGAGGCGgcggctgctcctgcagcccgcCTGCCG GGTAGACAGCATTGTAAGATCAGTGATCAAGAAACTAATGGCAAAACCTCAGCTGCCAGTTCAAACGACTTCAGCGATCCGATTTACAAAGAGATTGCTATAACCAATGGTTATATCAACAGAATGACCAGAGAAGAGCTCAGGAGTAAACTCGCAGAGTTCAAGCTTGAAACCAG AGGAGTGAAAGATGTACTGaaaaagagactgaaaaacTATTATAAGAAACAGAAGCTGATGCAGAAGGAACACATTAGTGGAGACAGCTGCTATGACTACATCTGTGTTGTGGACTTTGAAGCAACCTGTGAAGAAGGAAATCCGCCTGAATTTGTTCATGAAATAATTGAATTTCCTGTTGTCTTGGTAAACACACGTACCCTGGAAATA GAGGATACCTTTCAGCAATACGTGAAGCCAGAGATTAATCCCAAGCTTTCAGACTTCTGCATCAGTCTGACAGGAATAACCCAG GACACTGTTGATAAAGCTGATATTTTTCCTCAAGTTCTGCAGAATGTCATAGAGTGGATGAGACAACGAGACCTGGGAACAAAGTACAGCTATTCCATGTTGACTGATGG ATCTTGGGACATGAGTAAATTTTTGAACATCCAGTGCCGTATTAGCCGTATCAAATACCCTTCTTTTGCCAAAAAGTGGATCAATATTCGCAAATCATATGGGAACTTCTACAAG GTTCCTAGGAATCAGACCAAGCTGACAATCATGCTTGAAAATCTGGGCATGAGTTATGATGGGAGACCTCACAGTGGACTTGATGACTCCAAAAACATTGCAAGGATCGCTATCAGGATGCTGCAGGATGGCTGTGCCCTGCGGGTGAATGAGAGAATTCACGGTGGGCAGCTGATGACAGTCTCCTCCTCAGGCCCCTTAGAGGGAGCCCCTGCTCCACAGATGCCCCGCTACAGAAACTAG
- the LOC136555422 gene encoding 3'-5' exoribonuclease 1-like isoform X2, whose amino-acid sequence MEEQKENRPQAARDEAAAAPAARLPGRQHCKISDQETNGKTSAASSNDFSDPIYKEIAITNGYINRMTREELRSKLAEFKLETRGVKDVLKKRLKNYYKKQKLMQKEHISGDSCYDYICVVDFEATCEEGNPPEFVHEIIEFPVVLVNTRTLEIDTVDKADIFPQVLQNVIEWMRQRDLGTKYSYSMLTDGSWDMSKFLNIQCRISRIKYPSFAKKWINIRKSYGNFYKVPRNQTKLTIMLENLGMSYDGRPHSGLDDSKNIARIAIRMLQDGCALRVNERIHGGQLMTVSSSGPLEGAPAPQMPRYRN is encoded by the exons atggaGGAGCAGAAAGAGAACCGCCCGCAGGCCGCCCGGGACGAGGCGgcggctgctcctgcagcccgcCTGCCG GGTAGACAGCATTGTAAGATCAGTGATCAAGAAACTAATGGCAAAACCTCAGCTGCCAGTTCAAACGACTTCAGCGATCCGATTTACAAAGAGATTGCTATAACCAATGGTTATATCAACAGAATGACCAGAGAAGAGCTCAGGAGTAAACTCGCAGAGTTCAAGCTTGAAACCAG AGGAGTGAAAGATGTACTGaaaaagagactgaaaaacTATTATAAGAAACAGAAGCTGATGCAGAAGGAACACATTAGTGGAGACAGCTGCTATGACTACATCTGTGTTGTGGACTTTGAAGCAACCTGTGAAGAAGGAAATCCGCCTGAATTTGTTCATGAAATAATTGAATTTCCTGTTGTCTTGGTAAACACACGTACCCTGGAAATA GACACTGTTGATAAAGCTGATATTTTTCCTCAAGTTCTGCAGAATGTCATAGAGTGGATGAGACAACGAGACCTGGGAACAAAGTACAGCTATTCCATGTTGACTGATGG ATCTTGGGACATGAGTAAATTTTTGAACATCCAGTGCCGTATTAGCCGTATCAAATACCCTTCTTTTGCCAAAAAGTGGATCAATATTCGCAAATCATATGGGAACTTCTACAAG GTTCCTAGGAATCAGACCAAGCTGACAATCATGCTTGAAAATCTGGGCATGAGTTATGATGGGAGACCTCACAGTGGACTTGATGACTCCAAAAACATTGCAAGGATCGCTATCAGGATGCTGCAGGATGGCTGTGCCCTGCGGGTGAATGAGAGAATTCACGGTGGGCAGCTGATGACAGTCTCCTCCTCAGGCCCCTTAGAGGGAGCCCCTGCTCCACAGATGCCCCGCTACAGAAACTAG
- the LOC136555422 gene encoding 3'-5' exoribonuclease 1-like isoform X3 — MTREELRSKLAEFKLETRGVKDVLKKRLKNYYKKQKLMQKEHISGDSCYDYICVVDFEATCEEGNPPEFVHEIIEFPVVLVNTRTLEIEDTFQQYVKPEINPKLSDFCISLTGITQDTVDKADIFPQVLQNVIEWMRQRDLGTKYSYSMLTDGSWDMSKFLNIQCRISRIKYPSFAKKWINIRKSYGNFYKVPRNQTKLTIMLENLGMSYDGRPHSGLDDSKNIARIAIRMLQDGCALRVNERIHGGQLMTVSSSGPLEGAPAPQMPRYRN, encoded by the exons ATGACCAGAGAAGAGCTCAGGAGTAAACTCGCAGAGTTCAAGCTTGAAACCAG AGGAGTGAAAGATGTACTGaaaaagagactgaaaaacTATTATAAGAAACAGAAGCTGATGCAGAAGGAACACATTAGTGGAGACAGCTGCTATGACTACATCTGTGTTGTGGACTTTGAAGCAACCTGTGAAGAAGGAAATCCGCCTGAATTTGTTCATGAAATAATTGAATTTCCTGTTGTCTTGGTAAACACACGTACCCTGGAAATA GAGGATACCTTTCAGCAATACGTGAAGCCAGAGATTAATCCCAAGCTTTCAGACTTCTGCATCAGTCTGACAGGAATAACCCAG GACACTGTTGATAAAGCTGATATTTTTCCTCAAGTTCTGCAGAATGTCATAGAGTGGATGAGACAACGAGACCTGGGAACAAAGTACAGCTATTCCATGTTGACTGATGG ATCTTGGGACATGAGTAAATTTTTGAACATCCAGTGCCGTATTAGCCGTATCAAATACCCTTCTTTTGCCAAAAAGTGGATCAATATTCGCAAATCATATGGGAACTTCTACAAG GTTCCTAGGAATCAGACCAAGCTGACAATCATGCTTGAAAATCTGGGCATGAGTTATGATGGGAGACCTCACAGTGGACTTGATGACTCCAAAAACATTGCAAGGATCGCTATCAGGATGCTGCAGGATGGCTGTGCCCTGCGGGTGAATGAGAGAATTCACGGTGGGCAGCTGATGACAGTCTCCTCCTCAGGCCCCTTAGAGGGAGCCCCTGCTCCACAGATGCCCCGCTACAGAAACTAG
- the MFHAS1 gene encoding malignant fibrous histiocytoma-amplified sequence 1 gives MAQTEPPKAVRLWRDAALRARKLRGGPGEPEPEPEPDAGPPGGPPPPPGAAAPRLPSLAAAALGELEALNLSGRGLEELPEEVGAALSGLRVLSLRRNRLARLPAAALRHLGRLAELDLSHNRLRGLGDGGALAGLRGLRKLSLSHNELGAEGPGLPPRLAELGCLEELDLSFNRLRRLPEGLGRLRHLRTLDVDHNLLPSFPAPLLELAALEELDCSGNRHLGALPEGIAALRRLKILWLSGTGLASLPEGLCQLSALESLMLDGNRLQALPAGFGRLQRLKMLNLSSNLLGEFPSAILALPSLEELYLSRNQLTVLPPHLCQLHQLRTLWLDNNRIRYLPDSIVLLHSLEELVLQGNQIAILPEGFGQLSRVTLWKIKDNPLIQPPYEVCMKGIPYIAAYQQELAHSQPALKPRLKLVLMGLKDAGKTLLRRCLMEENEKRDDMGSLEAGNTQHRGFPGQQQDIGRVAVGCSPFSEPQDNSSTRVPVMQQVERLPVERQDIPSRVPSHRAKGDKTSPAPSLPPNVPRVPLGLGLSGGSKGIEVMDWTADAERGLTFIVYELAGDPSYDVIQSFFLSPGALYVLVVNLSAYVPQHFYPSVGYFLHWLSSKVPHAVVCMVGTHADLCAERELEEKCLDIHHQIAQQEKRDAEGLQSLVQQVDEALGQDFDLRCSSPHAAFYGVSDKNLRRKKAQFQYLLNHRPQILSPVLPFSCQDRCQVRRLRDKLLSVAEHRDIFPNLHRVLPKSWQVLEELHFQPQAQQLWLSWWDSARLGLQAGLTEDRLQSALSYLHESGKLLYFEEHLTLREYVFHNLPRLIDILNVFCQRDATVLLQKLLSDTQIDELRTTQLHHYVEGFLLHGLLPAHVIRLLLKPHIQSREDLQLILELLEKMGLCYCVNKPKCKPLNGAAAWYKFPCYVKNEVPHAEAWINGTNLSGQSFVVEQLQIEYSFPFIFPPGLFARYSVQINSHVVQRSDGKYQIYAYRGKVPVVVSYRPARGALQPDTLSIASHASLPNIWTAWQAITPLVEELNVLLQEWPGLYYTVHVLCSKCLKRGSPNPHTFPGELLSQPRPEGLTEIICPKNGSERVNVALVYPPTPTVISPCSK, from the exons ATGGCTCAGACGGAGCCCCCGAAGGCGGTGCGGCTGTGGCGCGACGCCGCCCTGCGCGCACGGAAGctgcggggcggccccggcgaACCCGAGCCCGAGCCCGAGCCGGACGCGGGGCCGCCGggggggccgccgccgccccccggtGCCGCCGCTCCTCGCCTCCCGTccctggcggcggcggcgctgggggAGCTGGAGGCGCTGAACCTGAGCGGGcgggggctggaggagctgcccgAGGAGGTGGGTGCCGCCCTGAGCGGGCTGCGGGTGCTCAGCCTGCGGCGCAACCGGCTGGCCCGCCTGCCTGCCGCCGCCCTGCGCCACCTGGGCCGCCTGGCCGAGCTCGACCTCAGCCACAACCGGCTGCGGGGCCTGGGGGACGGCGGGGCGctggcggggctgcggggcctGCGCAAGCTCAGCCTCAGCCACAACGAACTGGGCGCCGAGGGCCCGGGGCTACCCCCCCGCCTCGCCGAGCTGGGCTGCCTCGAGGAGCTCGACCTCAGCTTCAACCGCCTGCGCCGCCTGCCCGAGGGCCTGGGCCGCCTGCGGCACCTCCGCACCCTCGACGTCGACCACAACCTgctgccctccttccctgccccgcTGCTGGAGCTGGCCGCCCTGGAGGAGCTCGACTGTTCCGGCAACCGCCACCTCGGGGCCCTGCCCGAGGGCATCGCTGCTCTCCGCCGCCTCAAGATCCTCTGGCTCAGCGGCACCGGGCTGGCGTCCCTTCCCGAGGGTCTCTGCCAGCTGAGTGCCCTCGAGAGCCTCATGCTGGACGGCAACCGGCTGCAGGCGCTGCCCGCTGGCTTCGGCAGACTACAGCGGCTCAAGATGCTGAACCTTTCATCCAACCTGCTGGGGGAGTTCCCCTCTGCCATCTTGGCACTGCCCAGTCTGGAGGAGCTCTACCTGAGCCGCAACCAGCTCACCGTGCTGCCCCCTCACCTCTGTCAGCTCCACCAGCTCCGCACTCTCTGGCTGGACAACAACCGCATCCGCTACCTGCCTGACTCCATCGTGCTCCTCCACAGCTTAGAGGAGCTGGTCCTGCAAGGCAACCAGATCGCCATCCTGCCTGAGGGCTTCGGGCAGCTTTCCCGTGTCACCCTGTGGAAGATCAAAGACAACCCCCTCATCCAGCCCCCCTATGAGGTGTGCATGAAAGGCATCCCCTACATTGCAGCttaccagcaggagctggcccACTCCCAGCCTGCCCTCAAACCCCGCCTCAAACTAGTCCTCATGGGCCTAAAGGATGCAGGAAAGACCCTGCTGAGACGATGCCTCATGGAGgaaaatgagaagagagatgaCATGGGAAGCCTGGAGGCAGGGAACACCCAGCACAGAGGGTTTCCTGGGCAACAGCAGGACATTGGGAGGGTGGCAGTTGGGTGTTCCCCCTTTTCAGAGCCTCAAGACAATTCCTCAACTCGGGTACCTGTCATGCAGCAGGTGGAACGTCTCCCTGTTGAGCGGCAGGACATCCCTTCTCGCGTGCCCTCTCACCGAGCAAAAGGGGACAAAACATCCCCTGCACCATCACTGCCACCCAATGTGCCCCGAGTACCACTGGGACTAGGACTATCAGGAGGCAGTAAGGGCATCGAGGTGATGGACTGGACAGCAGATGCAGAGAGGGGCCTGACATTCATTGTGTATGAGCTGGCAGGGGACCCAAGCTATGATGTGATCCagtctttcttcctctcccctgGAGCCTTGTATGTGCTGGTGGTGAATTTGAGTGCCTACGTCCCTCAGCACTTCTACCCCTCTGTGGGCTATTTCTTACACTGGCTCAGTTCCAAGGTGCCCCATGCCGTAGTGTGCATGGTGGGAACCCATGCCGACCTCTGTGCGGAGCGAGAGTTGGAAGAGAAGTGCCTGGACATCCATCACCAGATCGCTCAGCAGGAGAAGAGGGATGCTGAGGGACTCCAGAGCTTAGTCCAGCAGGTGGATGAGGCTCTGGGACAGGACTTTGACCTGCGCTGCTCCAGCCCGCATGCTGCCTTTTACGGGGTCTCAGACAAGAACTTGCGGCGGAAGAAAGCCCAGTTTCAGTATCTTCTCAACCACCGCCCACAGATCCTGTCTCCAGTGCTGCCTTTCAGCTGCCAGGACCGTTGCCAGGTGCGTCGCCTGCGGGACAAGCTCCTCTCGGTGGCCGAGCACCGGGATATCTTCCCAAACCTGCACCGGGTGTTGCCCAAGTCCTGGCAAGTTCTGGAGGAGCTGCACTTCCAGCCTCAagctcagcagctgtggcttAGCTGGTGGGACTCTGCCCGGCTGGGCTTGCAGGCAGGCCTGACGGAGGATCGGCTGCAGAGTGCCCTGTCCTACCTGCACGAGAGCGGAAAGCTGCTCTACTTTGAGGAGCATCTCACCTTGCGGGAGTATGTGTTCCACAACCTGCCGCGGCTCATAGACATCCTCAACGTCTTTTGCCAGCGGGATGCCACCGTGCTGCTCCAGAAACTGCTCAGCGACACCCAGATTGACGAACTGAGGACCACTCAGCTCCATCATTACGTGGAGGGCTTCTTGCTGCATGGCCTCCTTCCTGCCCATGTTATCCGTCTCCTTCTTAAGCCCCACATCCAGAGTCGGGAGGATCTGCAGCTcattctggagctgctggagaagatgGGGCTATGTTACTGTGTCAACAAACCCAAATGCAAGCCCTTAAATGGGGCGGCTGCTTGGTACAAGTTTCCCTGCTACGTGAAAAACGAGGTGCCCCATGCAGAGGCATGGATCAACGGCACGAATCTGAGCGGACAGTCCTTCGTGGTTGAGCAGCTGCAGATTGAATATAGCTTTCCATTCATTTTCCCACCCGGCTTGTTTGCACGCTACAGTGTCCAGATTAACAGCCACGTGGTTCAGCGGTCAGATGGCAAATACCAGATTTATGCCTACCGGGGAAAGGTGCCTGTGGTGGTGAGCTACCGGCCTGCCAggggagctctgcagccagaCACTCTGTCTATCGCTAGTCACGCGTCCCTACCAAATATCTGGACAGCTTGGCAAGCTATTACGCCTTTAGTGGAAGAACTGAATGTCCTGCTCCAGGAATGGCCGGGCCTGTACTACACTGTGCATGTCCTCTGTTCAAAGTGCCTTAAAAGAGGGTCACCCAACCCACACACTTTTCCAG GAGAACTGCTGAGTCAGCCGAGACCAGAGGGACTGACGGAGATCATCTGTCCCAAGAACGGCAGCGAGCGAGTTAATGTTGCCTTGGTTTACCCCCCCACTCCTACTGTGATCAGCCCTTGTTCCAA atAA